In one window of Nitrospinota bacterium DNA:
- a CDS encoding class I SAM-dependent methyltransferase: protein MKKHFEELVDRVKADPRYDVLSEATTGMAGKWIIYSEIVQKKPRLVIEIGTSHGLSTFFIASALKYNNRIDSEVITIDPEKSELAETFIRDNELDDCVTFLSMTSDDAFVKYKAEWKDKVDMVFIDGDHSYEGAKKDFLNCLDIVSDQGAMLMDDAYDLGSRKRPRCGRYFRKIKNIHYCDPDPVTWNSFAKWYKSEYRPGRVYKSSMEWLAFITKAYIRKKYNKLVRPA from the coding sequence ATGAAAAAACATTTTGAAGAATTGGTCGATAGGGTCAAGGCAGATCCACGTTATGATGTGTTGAGCGAAGCTACAACGGGTATGGCGGGAAAGTGGATTATATATAGTGAGATCGTGCAGAAAAAACCGAGGCTCGTAATTGAAATTGGTACCAGTCATGGGCTTTCCACATTTTTCATAGCATCAGCCCTAAAATATAATAACCGGATAGATAGCGAGGTCATTACCATTGATCCTGAGAAATCAGAATTGGCCGAAACCTTTATTCGGGACAATGAGTTGGATGATTGTGTCACGTTTTTAAGCATGACGTCGGACGACGCGTTTGTGAAATATAAAGCCGAATGGAAAGACAAGGTTGATATGGTGTTTATTGATGGAGACCATTCTTATGAAGGAGCGAAGAAGGATTTTTTGAACTGTCTGGATATTGTTTCCGATCAAGGGGCTATGCTGATGGACGATGCCTATGATTTAGGATCTAGAAAGAGACCGCGTTGCGGAAGGTATTTCAGAAAAATTAAAAATATCCATTATTGCGACCCCGACCCGGTGACTTGGAACAGCTTTGCAAAATGGTATAAATCCGAATATAGACCGGGCAGGGTCTACAAATCATCGATGGAATGGTTGGCTTTTATTACTAAGGCATACATACGAAAGAAATATAATAAACTCGTCCGGCCTGCATGA
- a CDS encoding helix-turn-helix domain-containing protein — MYNDWAYFSMAESRLLGGQLAAARRAGGVSTVSLARRLRIPEATLDDYEAGRERLPVPLLFGAARALRVAPYQLLAGRPDRVLNPWGPTLGEWRSVHQRAGPPTSRPEGEEAPRAHAFLDEPEPGGEILGEG, encoded by the coding sequence ATGTATAACGACTGGGCCTATTTCTCTATGGCCGAAAGCCGCCTGCTGGGAGGCCAGTTGGCCGCTGCCCGGCGGGCGGGGGGGGTTTCAACGGTCTCATTGGCCCGGCGGCTCAGAATCCCCGAGGCGACCCTCGACGATTATGAGGCCGGCCGGGAGCGCCTTCCCGTCCCGCTCCTCTTCGGCGCCGCCCGCGCTCTAAGGGTCGCGCCCTACCAGCTTCTGGCAGGCAGGCCTGACCGGGTCCTCAACCCTTGGGGGCCGACTCTTGGCGAGTGGCGTAGCGTGCACCAACGAGCGGGGCCGCCCACATCCCGCCCCGAAGGGGAGGAGGCTCCCAGGGCTCATGCTTTCCTTGATGAGCCAGAACCCGGCGGGGAGATTTTAGGAGAGGGATAA